Proteins from one Dysgonomonas sp. HDW5A genomic window:
- a CDS encoding GH32 C-terminal domain-containing protein, whose translation MKIYFKSIFCLGLLSLIGCSTKSDIVIEDFESDSYKNWTVEGEAFGTSPAEGSLPGQQEVKGFEGKRLANSYHGGDDSRGTLISPEFTIERDYINYLIGGGMHADTYIELLVEGKSVYVSRSIVETESLLWMTWDVKNYKGKKAVIKIVDNQRGGWGHILVDQIEMSNTPKSNIMVDHRLSFKIDKKYLLVPIEDRGPESQIYLEQDGKAVSPLLSIRVAQTKIDYWAPINVEQYKGQELTLLFAHVKNSDIGYSQIKQSDTFDFDYNEKYRPLYHFSPQYGWTNDPNGMVYHNGEYHLYFQHNPYGSMWGNMNWGHTVSKDLKKWEYLPVAIAPDSLGTIFSGSAVIDKNNTAGFGKNAMVAIYTSAGRIQTQSIAYSLDNGRTFTKYDKNPVLSDLNFVDFRDPKVFWHQGTNQWVMSLATTQTITFYGSKNLKEWSKLSEFGEGIGDHGGVWECPDLFPLTYNGQTKWVLFVSINPGGPNGGSATQYFIGDFDGKTFKADNLPYPLWLDYGRDNYAGVTWSDAPDNRRVFIGWMSNWDYTNHVPTVNFRNAMTVPRELTLANNGKHLVVANAPVKEIAELRRATEKVLDFTVDKTYTIDRLLKDNQGAYEIEMTIKATANFNFKLVNKKGENLKFTFDLAQDKLLVDRSNSGLSDFSKNFASAEIKAPLVKKDTYKIRLLIDKASSELFINDGELVQTNTMFPSEPYNSLVFESEGNVTVENINIYELK comes from the coding sequence ATGAAAATATATTTTAAATCAATTTTTTGTTTAGGGCTTCTTTCTTTAATCGGTTGCTCAACAAAATCTGATATTGTAATTGAAGATTTTGAAAGCGATTCGTATAAGAATTGGACCGTTGAGGGCGAGGCCTTCGGTACGAGTCCCGCAGAAGGGAGTCTTCCCGGACAGCAGGAAGTAAAAGGATTCGAAGGGAAGCGTTTAGCAAACAGTTATCACGGTGGCGACGATTCGCGAGGTACTCTTATCTCACCTGAATTTACTATCGAACGCGATTATATCAATTACCTGATAGGTGGTGGTATGCATGCCGATACTTATATAGAATTATTGGTCGAAGGTAAAAGTGTATACGTATCCAGATCGATTGTCGAAACCGAATCATTACTCTGGATGACATGGGATGTGAAAAACTATAAAGGGAAAAAAGCCGTTATAAAGATTGTCGACAACCAAAGAGGTGGTTGGGGACATATTCTCGTAGACCAGATAGAAATGAGTAACACTCCTAAAAGTAATATTATGGTAGACCATCGCCTATCGTTCAAGATAGATAAAAAATACCTGCTTGTGCCTATTGAAGATAGAGGACCCGAGTCGCAAATTTATTTGGAACAAGATGGTAAAGCAGTAAGTCCTCTTTTGAGTATACGTGTTGCACAAACAAAGATCGACTATTGGGCGCCTATAAATGTAGAACAATATAAAGGGCAAGAGTTAACACTCTTATTCGCTCATGTAAAAAATAGTGATATAGGATATTCTCAAATTAAGCAATCAGATACTTTTGATTTCGATTATAATGAGAAATACCGTCCGCTTTACCATTTTTCACCTCAATACGGATGGACTAATGATCCTAACGGAATGGTGTATCACAATGGCGAATACCATCTGTACTTTCAACACAATCCATATGGATCGATGTGGGGAAATATGAACTGGGGGCATACAGTTAGTAAAGATCTGAAGAAATGGGAATATCTGCCTGTGGCTATAGCTCCCGATTCATTGGGTACGATATTCTCGGGAAGTGCTGTGATTGATAAAAATAATACGGCAGGATTCGGCAAAAATGCGATGGTAGCTATTTATACATCGGCAGGACGTATTCAGACACAGAGTATTGCTTATAGTTTGGATAATGGGCGTACATTCACTAAATACGATAAAAATCCGGTATTGTCGGATCTTAATTTTGTTGATTTTCGTGATCCAAAAGTGTTTTGGCATCAAGGTACAAACCAATGGGTAATGTCATTGGCAACTACACAGACCATTACTTTCTATGGATCGAAAAATCTGAAAGAATGGAGTAAACTAAGTGAGTTTGGCGAAGGCATAGGCGATCATGGCGGAGTATGGGAATGTCCTGATTTATTTCCGCTTACCTATAACGGACAAACCAAATGGGTATTATTTGTAAGTATTAATCCAGGAGGACCTAACGGTGGCAGTGCAACACAGTATTTTATCGGAGATTTTGATGGTAAAACCTTTAAAGCAGATAATTTACCATATCCTCTTTGGTTGGATTATGGACGCGATAATTATGCAGGTGTTACTTGGTCTGATGCTCCTGATAACAGGCGTGTATTTATTGGATGGATGAGTAATTGGGATTATACCAACCATGTACCTACGGTTAATTTCCGTAATGCGATGACGGTTCCTCGTGAATTGACTCTTGCAAATAATGGAAAGCATCTTGTGGTAGCCAATGCTCCGGTAAAAGAAATTGCCGAATTGAGAAGAGCTACAGAAAAAGTATTAGATTTTACTGTGGATAAAACTTATACAATTGACCGATTATTGAAAGATAATCAGGGAGCTTATGAAATAGAAATGACCATTAAAGCTACTGCCAATTTCAATTTCAAATTAGTCAATAAGAAAGGCGAAAATCTTAAATTTACTTTCGATTTAGCACAAGATAAACTGCTTGTAGACAGATCCAACAGTGGATTGTCCGATTTCAGTAAAAATTTTGCATCTGCTGAAATAAAAGCTCCTTTGGTGAAAAAAGATACGTATAAAATAAGACTACTTATTGATAAGGCTTCATCTGAATTGTTTATAAACGATGGTGAGCTGGTACAGACAAATACCATGTTTCCGTCAGAGCCTTATAATTCGTTGGTTTTTGAATCGGAAGGAAATGTTACAGTAGAGAATATCAACATCTATGAATTAAAATAA
- a CDS encoding glycoside hydrolase family 32 protein codes for MKIRTHFFSISLCLIGLTGCNNNMDYVSNDPRSAEAGAPTCYDVNDLYSTYSAFFKPAKGWVGDPMPFYENGKFHIFYLHDARDGSPTFHPWYKATTDNFSSFTDNGEMIPTGTVEQQDRALGTGSVFKHNGVYYAFYTGHNGELDPREKIMLATSTDLNTWTKDPSFLLAASDGYDRNEFRDPLIIKDQASGTFRMLISTRADYKGSWRAVIAQYTSTDLRNWQLIEPFYDDPNTFMLECPDVFTMGDYQYLIYSNIDDRKVHYQFRKGTTGAWTIPANSALDGIAFYAGKTGADGTDRYISGWCPTRENHSDYTNFDWAGSLITHKLIQYADGTITVTFPHGLNDKLINSQNLNRTSSVNTNIESNSFTLKASSEQAVSVFDRQEGTYKISSKVKATTSNSFGFEFGSCGNRREVYAVVFDLEKHQLRLERRVYGEDPLRIDNVKLNVPDNKEFDVTIMVENSICVVYVNHQTAFTNRIYKMNRNPWGIFSDNGEVTFSNLNLSK; via the coding sequence ATGAAAATCAGAACTCATTTTTTTAGTATATCCTTATGTCTCATTGGTTTGACAGGATGCAATAATAATATGGATTATGTAAGTAACGACCCCAGATCGGCAGAAGCCGGAGCTCCTACTTGCTACGATGTGAATGATTTGTATTCAACCTATTCGGCATTTTTTAAACCCGCAAAAGGGTGGGTGGGAGATCCTATGCCTTTTTATGAAAATGGAAAATTCCATATCTTCTATCTTCACGATGCAAGAGACGGTTCGCCGACTTTTCATCCTTGGTATAAGGCAACTACAGATAATTTTTCATCATTTACAGATAATGGAGAAATGATTCCTACGGGAACAGTTGAGCAACAAGATCGTGCATTGGGAACCGGAAGTGTATTTAAACATAACGGAGTATATTATGCATTTTATACAGGGCATAATGGAGAGCTTGATCCTCGTGAGAAAATTATGTTGGCTACATCTACCGATTTGAATACGTGGACTAAAGATCCGTCTTTCCTTCTGGCTGCATCAGATGGCTATGATCGTAACGAATTCCGCGATCCGTTAATCATAAAAGACCAAGCCTCGGGAACTTTCAGAATGCTGATTAGTACACGTGCCGATTATAAAGGTTCATGGCGGGCGGTTATTGCTCAATATACCTCGACCGATCTGAGAAACTGGCAATTGATAGAACCATTTTATGATGATCCGAACACTTTTATGCTCGAATGTCCCGATGTATTTACAATGGGTGACTATCAATACCTCATTTATTCGAATATTGATGATCGTAAAGTACATTATCAATTCCGAAAAGGTACAACAGGAGCATGGACTATTCCTGCTAACAGTGCTTTGGATGGGATAGCATTTTATGCAGGTAAAACAGGTGCGGATGGAACAGACCGTTATATATCGGGATGGTGTCCCACAAGAGAAAATCATAGTGATTATACCAACTTTGATTGGGCTGGCTCTTTAATTACTCACAAGCTTATTCAATATGCGGATGGAACGATAACAGTAACATTCCCTCATGGTTTAAATGATAAATTAATTAATAGTCAGAACTTAAATAGGACTAGTTCGGTTAATACTAACATAGAATCTAATTCATTTACATTGAAAGCTTCGAGCGAACAAGCTGTTTCAGTTTTTGACAGACAAGAGGGGACTTACAAAATATCTTCTAAAGTAAAGGCTACAACATCCAATAGCTTTGGATTCGAATTCGGCTCGTGTGGCAATCGCAGAGAAGTATATGCCGTTGTGTTTGATTTGGAGAAGCATCAATTAAGATTAGAAAGACGGGTTTATGGCGAAGATCCTTTGCGTATTGATAATGTAAAACTAAATGTTCCTGATAATAAAGAATTTGATGTGACCATCATGGTCGAAAATTCGATTTGTGTAGTGTATGTCAATCATCAAACAGCATTTACAAACCGTATATATAAAATGAATAGGAACCCATGGGGTATATTCTCGGATAATGGAGAAGTAACATTCTCGAATCTCAACTTATCAAAATAA
- a CDS encoding DUF4960 domain-containing protein → MKKRINKILPFIFSLIFCLGFIACSDDDRQNLDLSGGVRIESFSINGTDGTINDENGTVQILLPLGTDLTKLTPQITLSDRAVINPAGNEAMDLSKATKFRVTNGNLYKDYMVVASHIKGEILSFSIGKYKGTIDNDKRTVHVRYPKSEDVTKLTPEFVITSGATVTPAQGTAVDFTNPVTYTLSYMNETFPYIITVEKVDIKPIAFLGVANNASSIENMDEKAAYDWFAANVPDFEYVSFNDIKNGKDLANFAAIWWHSDGNTQALLTGALEPTVVTSLKTYYQNGGSFFFSSWAVQYVSTLGIAKDGKAVNNMWGDGNDAFVVGDDWGLCFTGNESHPIFAGLQKPVGVNNKVYLVGKGVKAKGHNAIWNFEWGDYANNIPLWTTKNGAINLASYHWDDQLKGRSVMFEYPKVNTSGITICIGVESYDWYNEDGSIVNPYKGNIETLTSNIFNYLLK, encoded by the coding sequence ATGAAAAAAAGAATAAATAAAATATTGCCTTTTATCTTTTCCCTGATTTTTTGCTTGGGATTCATTGCTTGCAGCGATGATGACCGTCAAAATCTCGATTTGTCGGGAGGAGTAAGAATAGAATCTTTCTCCATAAACGGGACAGACGGAACTATTAACGATGAGAATGGGACAGTACAGATATTATTGCCTTTGGGAACTGATCTGACAAAGTTAACACCGCAAATTACATTATCGGATAGGGCAGTTATAAACCCTGCCGGCAATGAAGCGATGGATTTATCGAAAGCAACAAAGTTCAGAGTAACAAACGGTAATCTGTATAAAGATTATATGGTGGTGGCTTCTCATATCAAAGGTGAAATACTAAGTTTCAGCATCGGAAAATACAAAGGAACGATTGATAATGACAAGAGAACCGTTCATGTAAGATATCCAAAGTCGGAAGACGTAACCAAGTTAACTCCCGAATTTGTAATTACCAGCGGAGCAACTGTAACACCTGCGCAGGGAACGGCAGTCGATTTTACAAATCCTGTAACCTACACTCTGTCTTATATGAATGAAACGTTCCCTTATATAATAACTGTAGAAAAAGTAGATATAAAACCGATTGCTTTCTTAGGTGTGGCAAACAATGCTTCTTCAATAGAAAATATGGACGAAAAGGCTGCTTACGATTGGTTTGCTGCTAATGTTCCCGATTTTGAATATGTCTCTTTTAATGATATTAAGAATGGCAAAGACTTAGCAAATTTTGCAGCGATATGGTGGCATTCCGATGGGAATACACAAGCCCTGCTAACAGGAGCTTTGGAGCCGACTGTGGTTACAAGTCTCAAGACATATTACCAAAATGGTGGTTCTTTTTTCTTCTCTTCATGGGCTGTGCAGTATGTTTCGACATTGGGCATAGCTAAAGACGGAAAAGCTGTAAATAATATGTGGGGTGATGGTAATGATGCTTTTGTAGTAGGTGATGATTGGGGACTATGTTTTACCGGAAACGAATCGCACCCGATATTTGCCGGATTACAGAAACCTGTAGGAGTAAACAACAAGGTATATTTAGTAGGAAAAGGCGTAAAAGCCAAAGGACACAATGCTATCTGGAATTTCGAATGGGGAGATTATGCGAACAATATTCCTTTGTGGACTACAAAGAATGGAGCAATCAATTTGGCCAGCTACCATTGGGACGACCAATTGAAAGGACGTTCTGTTATGTTTGAATATCCAAAAGTCAATACTTCGGGAATTACAATATGTATCGGAGTCGAATCGTATGATTGGTACAACGAAGACGGCTCTATAGTAAATCCTTATAAAGGAAATATCGAAACTCTGACATCTAATATATTCAACTATTTATTAAAGTAA